The following proteins come from a genomic window of Deinococcus reticulitermitis:
- a CDS encoding DUF4384 domain-containing protein produces MRTTPLAALLLGSLALGLSACTVTVRPNTGLAVSSSNLITRFAPTKGVGANYFVGEAVSFNVTTRAPGYLTLLALNPDGSANVLAQNVYVAAGTTVFPRPQDGVTYNVAPQRGLQLVRAIFLRVRPTTDLVLGGSYDNGRWNTVTNAYVAPYAYADRDVQETYLYIR; encoded by the coding sequence ATGCGGACAACTCCTCTGGCGGCCCTCCTGCTCGGATCCCTCGCTCTGGGCCTGAGCGCGTGCACGGTGACTGTGCGGCCCAACACCGGGCTCGCGGTGAGCAGCAGCAACCTGATCACCCGCTTTGCCCCGACCAAGGGTGTGGGCGCGAACTACTTTGTCGGTGAGGCGGTGAGCTTCAACGTCACGACCCGCGCTCCCGGTTACCTGACGCTGCTGGCCCTCAACCCCGACGGCTCAGCCAACGTGCTTGCCCAAAACGTTTATGTCGCGGCCGGCACGACGGTGTTTCCCCGCCCGCAGGACGGCGTGACCTACAATGTGGCTCCGCAGCGCGGCCTGCAACTCGTGCGCGCCATCTTCCTGCGCGTGCGCCCGACCACCGATCTCGTCCTTGGGGGGTCCTACGACAACGGACGCTGGAACACCGTCACGAACGCTTACGTGGCCCCCTACGCCTACGCCGATCGCGACGTTCAGGAAACCTATCTCTACATCCGCTGA
- a CDS encoding nucleotide pyrophosphohydrolase, whose translation MATPAPSPTPEASPSALTFEAASARVHAFISQFEEGYFPPLLMLARLTEEVGEIARVLAHQNGKTPKPGEDAGDLEMELADLLFVTLCLSNERGLSLERGFTRMMDKVERRDAERWTKKKEAAGEDPPGHPTLIPPRPKPGGRSQKTSSRKGGGSA comes from the coding sequence GTGGCGACGCCGGCACCTTCGCCCACCCCCGAAGCCTCTCCCTCCGCTCTGACGTTCGAGGCGGCCTCGGCCCGCGTTCACGCCTTTATCTCACAGTTTGAGGAGGGGTATTTCCCGCCGCTGCTGATGCTTGCGCGGCTGACCGAGGAGGTAGGCGAGATCGCGCGCGTTCTGGCGCATCAGAACGGCAAGACACCCAAGCCCGGCGAGGACGCCGGTGACCTTGAAATGGAACTTGCGGACCTGCTGTTCGTGACGCTGTGCCTGAGCAACGAGCGCGGGCTCAGTCTGGAACGCGGCTTTACCCGCATGATGGACAAGGTCGAGCGCCGCGACGCCGAGCGCTGGACGAAGAAGAAAGAGGCGGCTGGGGAGGACCCTCCCGGTCACCCGACGTTGATCCCGCCGCGCCCGAAGCCAGGTGGCCGGTCACAAAAAACCTCCTCCAGGAAAGGAGGAGGCTCGGCTTGA
- a CDS encoding DUF4384 domain-containing protein — MKKLLTLTALTAALTGLSSAAPVISAQSIIVNPVPNNINVSVWTNKARTGTPNYVPGERIQIYTTVSQDAYVYLFNVDPNGKVDMILPNRYSGGANFVKANTTKVFPPAGAGFTFDIAAPYGLNKVLALASRTQLNVNQIAQFTSEQSGFATTNAGVQGQQQLAQALSIVVNPVTQPVPQNSWDSATAYYNVVAPVAQRPVTSYPWTTVRTWRSVTPYQQGTTIVNVYETYNNQFADQGYVLVGQRQQNNQVVATYRARTGATAQLVIRLSGDQFEIRINR; from the coding sequence ATGAAAAAGCTCCTCACCCTCACCGCCCTGACCGCCGCCCTGACGGGCCTGTCCAGCGCCGCTCCCGTGATCAGCGCGCAGAGCATCATCGTCAACCCGGTGCCCAACAACATCAACGTGAGTGTCTGGACCAACAAGGCCCGCACTGGCACCCCCAACTACGTGCCGGGCGAGCGCATCCAGATCTACACCACCGTCAGCCAGGACGCCTACGTGTACCTCTTCAACGTGGACCCGAACGGCAAGGTGGACATGATCCTCCCCAACCGCTACTCGGGCGGCGCCAACTTTGTCAAGGCGAACACCACCAAGGTCTTCCCGCCCGCCGGCGCTGGCTTCACCTTTGACATCGCCGCGCCCTACGGCCTGAACAAGGTGCTCGCGCTCGCCAGCCGCACCCAGCTCAATGTGAATCAGATCGCGCAGTTCACCTCCGAGCAAAGCGGCTTCGCGACCACCAACGCGGGCGTGCAGGGTCAGCAGCAGCTTGCCCAGGCGCTGAGCATCGTCGTGAACCCGGTGACGCAACCGGTCCCCCAGAACTCCTGGGACTCGGCCACGGCCTACTACAACGTGGTGGCCCCCGTCGCCCAGCGCCCCGTGACCAGCTACCCCTGGACCACCGTGCGGACCTGGCGCTCGGTGACCCCCTACCAGCAGGGCACCACGATCGTGAACGTCTACGAGACCTACAACAACCAGTTCGCCGACCAGGGCTACGTGCTTGTCGGCCAGCGTCAGCAAAACAATCAGGTCGTGGCGACCTACCGCGCCCGCACCGGCGCCACCGCCCAGCTCGTGATTCGTCTGAGCGGCGACCAGTTCGAGATTCGCATCAACCGCTGA
- a CDS encoding DUF4259 domain-containing protein → MNLWGTGPFDNDTGQAFIQEALQDGAYALQEAFDVVLDPDMDWIEAEEGWRVLAAAEVLRAVLKGDTSRLVDAGLRAWVQDVNADELAPLQTSARHAVKRVLGSESELPDLWEDEADAQAWRTGAEQLLAALS, encoded by the coding sequence ATGAATCTCTGGGGCACCGGACCTTTCGACAACGACACGGGACAAGCGTTTATTCAGGAGGCGTTGCAGGACGGCGCCTACGCCCTTCAGGAAGCCTTCGACGTGGTGCTCGACCCCGACATGGACTGGATCGAGGCTGAGGAAGGTTGGCGGGTGCTGGCCGCCGCCGAGGTGCTGCGAGCGGTCCTGAAGGGCGACACCTCGCGCCTCGTAGACGCGGGGCTGCGGGCCTGGGTGCAGGACGTGAACGCAGATGAACTGGCCCCCTTGCAAACTTCCGCACGCCATGCCGTGAAGCGCGTGCTGGGCAGCGAGAGTGAACTTCCGGACCTCTGGGAAGACGAGGCCGACGCGCAGGCGTGGCGCACCGGGGCCGAGCAGCTCCTCGCCGCGCTGAGCTGA
- the ispG gene encoding flavodoxin-dependent (E)-4-hydroxy-3-methylbut-2-enyl-diphosphate synthase: protein MSFESLPPLGLHHTGPDAAESTTLPARAGAPRRPTVSVNVGGVMVGSAHPIVVQSMTNTDTANAEATAIQVAQLARAGSEIVRVTVNTREAAAALPEIVERLRDIGVEVPIVGDFHYNGHILLREFPGAARLLAKYRINPGNVGAGQHHDANFATMIEVAREYDKPVRIGVNWGSLDQQVLARLMDENARAGSPKSGTDVMIDAMVVSALESARYAEALGLAHDKILISVKVSSAPELWQVYRQLAALCDYPLHLGLTEAGMGMKGIVASSVALAPLLTEGIGDTIRVSLTPEPGAPRKLEVEVAQQILQSLGLRQFLPQVTSCPGCGRTTSTFFQELAQKIQDYIREAMPGWKGRYPGVEDMQVAVMGCIVNGPGESKHANIGISLPGTGEDPRAPVYQDGRLLTTLRGPRIAEDFQALLEKYVEERYGQTIRG from the coding sequence ATGAGCTTCGAGTCGCTGCCCCCGCTGGGCCTGCACCACACCGGCCCGGACGCCGCCGAGTCCACCACCTTGCCGGCCCGGGCCGGAGCGCCGCGTCGGCCCACTGTCAGTGTGAACGTGGGAGGCGTGATGGTCGGCTCGGCGCACCCCATCGTCGTGCAGAGCATGACCAACACCGACACCGCCAACGCGGAGGCGACCGCCATTCAGGTGGCGCAGCTCGCCCGCGCCGGCTCGGAAATCGTGCGGGTGACCGTCAACACCCGTGAGGCCGCCGCCGCCCTGCCCGAGATCGTGGAGCGCCTGCGGGATATCGGCGTGGAGGTGCCCATCGTGGGGGACTTTCACTACAACGGGCATATCCTGCTGCGCGAGTTTCCTGGGGCCGCGCGGCTGCTCGCCAAGTACCGCATCAACCCCGGCAACGTCGGCGCCGGACAGCACCACGACGCCAACTTCGCCACCATGATTGAGGTCGCCAGGGAGTACGACAAACCCGTGCGGATCGGCGTGAACTGGGGCAGCCTCGACCAGCAGGTGCTCGCGCGGCTGATGGACGAGAACGCCCGGGCGGGCAGCCCCAAGTCCGGGACCGACGTGATGATCGACGCGATGGTCGTCTCGGCGCTCGAATCGGCGCGGTATGCCGAGGCGCTCGGGCTCGCGCACGACAAGATCCTGATCTCGGTGAAGGTGAGCAGCGCACCCGAACTCTGGCAGGTCTACCGTCAGCTCGCCGCGCTGTGTGACTATCCGCTTCACCTCGGCCTCACCGAAGCCGGCATGGGGATGAAGGGCATCGTCGCGTCGAGCGTGGCCCTCGCCCCCCTGCTCACGGAGGGCATCGGCGACACCATCCGCGTGTCCCTCACGCCGGAGCCGGGCGCCCCCCGCAAGCTCGAGGTCGAGGTCGCCCAGCAGATTCTCCAGAGCCTCGGGCTCCGGCAGTTTCTCCCGCAGGTCACGAGCTGCCCCGGCTGTGGGCGCACCACGAGCACGTTCTTTCAGGAACTCGCGCAGAAGATTCAGGATTACATCCGCGAGGCGATGCCAGGCTGGAAGGGCCGGTATCCCGGCGTGGAGGACATGCAGGTCGCCGTGATGGGCTGCATCGTCAACGGCCCCGGCGAGAGCAAGCACGCGAACATCGGTATTTCGCTCCCCGGCACCGGCGAGGACCCGCGCGCCCCGGTGTATCAGGACGGCCGGCTGCTCACGACCCTGAGGGGGCCGCGCATCGCCGAGGACTTTCAGGCCCTGCTCGAAAAGTACGTCGAGGAGCGCTACGGGCAGACCATCCGGGGCTGA
- a CDS encoding Asp23/Gls24 family envelope stress response protein, with protein sequence MSGSIQITEAALASLIGLTAHEIPGVVGMAPANLKEGLSRVLGRANASEGVVIGKEGGKFTADLYIVAAYSVNIPNVARNITETVRHVVKAQAGIDLAAIRVHAVGVQRV encoded by the coding sequence GTGAGTGGAAGCATTCAAATTACCGAGGCGGCCCTGGCCTCGCTGATCGGCCTGACGGCCCATGAAATTCCTGGCGTGGTCGGCATGGCCCCGGCCAACCTCAAAGAAGGGCTCTCGCGCGTGCTGGGCCGTGCCAATGCCTCTGAGGGCGTCGTGATCGGCAAGGAGGGCGGCAAGTTCACCGCCGACCTCTACATCGTGGCCGCCTACTCCGTGAACATTCCCAACGTGGCGCGCAACATCACCGAAACCGTGAGGCACGTCGTCAAGGCGCAGGCCGGCATCGACCTCGCCGCGATCCGCGTGCACGCGGTGGGGGTGCAGCGTGTCTGA
- a CDS encoding DAK2 domain-containing protein, with amino-acid sequence MLRYATDWLGVYREQVNALNVYPVPDGDTGTNMHLTMQSVRRELDTADDSSMASVARAISYGALLGARGNSGVILSQLLKGFADTVREASAVDAEVLRRALRAAQKTGYGAVMKPVEGTILTVARGIADGAALPADTADMVLEHALFEGQRLLDQTPEMLPALKQAGVIDSGGQGYLYIVQGMLAALRGDALPEAPEVTAYAQQQFETEEFGFCTEFLLSEATKPVEEIRELVGPFGDSLLVVGAEGYVKGHIHTNEPDQLLAAVGRYGKMLKTKVEDMSEQHTEILGMAGAAARAEEELPASGLVAVANGYGLVKQFRALGARVVSGGQTANPSVQDIVDAVRSVSAAKVIILPNNKNVQMAAEKAMELMEGRAVVIPTKTMGQGLGAALAFVPDRDAAALQEEMTAAAHAVTTLEITRASRTTSVDTRDGRTLNIAEGDVIGLQDDELMQAGGSPEDSVLELMNRGYQGQEIVTIFGGPQKTEEDLSALAARIRREFQMVEVETHPGGPDLYDYLVTLE; translated from the coding sequence ATGCTGCGCTACGCGACCGACTGGCTCGGGGTGTACCGCGAGCAGGTCAACGCGCTCAACGTCTACCCGGTTCCCGACGGCGACACCGGTACCAACATGCACCTCACCATGCAGTCGGTGCGGCGCGAACTCGATACCGCCGACGATTCGAGCATGGCCAGCGTCGCCCGCGCGATCAGCTACGGCGCCCTGCTCGGCGCGCGCGGCAACTCGGGCGTGATTCTCTCGCAGCTCCTCAAGGGCTTTGCCGACACGGTGCGCGAGGCAAGCGCCGTGGACGCCGAGGTCCTGCGCCGGGCCTTGCGCGCGGCCCAGAAGACCGGCTACGGCGCGGTGATGAAGCCGGTCGAAGGCACCATTCTGACGGTGGCGCGCGGCATCGCCGACGGAGCCGCGCTGCCCGCCGACACGGCCGATATGGTCCTGGAACATGCGCTGTTTGAAGGGCAGCGCCTGCTCGATCAGACGCCCGAGATGCTGCCGGCCCTCAAGCAGGCCGGCGTGATCGACTCGGGCGGGCAGGGCTACCTCTACATCGTGCAGGGCATGCTCGCCGCACTGCGGGGCGACGCGCTGCCCGAGGCGCCCGAGGTCACGGCCTACGCGCAGCAGCAGTTCGAGACCGAGGAGTTTGGTTTCTGCACGGAGTTCCTGCTGAGCGAGGCGACCAAACCAGTCGAGGAGATCCGCGAACTCGTCGGGCCGTTCGGAGACTCGCTCCTCGTCGTGGGGGCCGAGGGGTACGTCAAAGGCCACATCCACACCAACGAGCCCGACCAGCTGCTCGCCGCCGTGGGCCGCTACGGCAAGATGCTCAAGACCAAGGTCGAGGACATGTCCGAACAGCACACCGAGATTCTGGGCATGGCGGGCGCGGCGGCGCGGGCGGAGGAGGAGCTTCCGGCGTCTGGCCTGGTTGCGGTCGCCAACGGCTACGGGCTCGTCAAACAGTTCCGGGCGCTTGGTGCGCGCGTCGTCTCGGGGGGGCAGACCGCCAACCCGAGCGTGCAGGACATCGTGGACGCGGTCCGGTCGGTGAGCGCGGCAAAAGTCATCATCCTGCCCAACAACAAGAACGTGCAGATGGCCGCCGAGAAGGCGATGGAACTCATGGAAGGCCGCGCCGTCGTGATTCCCACCAAGACGATGGGCCAGGGCCTCGGCGCCGCGCTCGCCTTTGTCCCGGACCGCGACGCCGCCGCCTTGCAAGAGGAAATGACGGCGGCGGCCCACGCCGTCACCACCCTGGAAATCACCCGCGCGAGCCGCACCACGTCGGTCGACACCCGGGACGGGCGCACCCTGAACATCGCTGAGGGCGACGTGATCGGCCTGCAGGACGACGAACTGATGCAGGCGGGCGGCAGTCCCGAAGACAGCGTGCTGGAACTGATGAACCGCGGCTATCAGGGGCAAGAGATCGTCACGATCTTCGGCGGCCCGCAGAAAACTGAAGAAGACCTGAGTGCCCTTGCCGCGCGCATTCGGCGGGAATTTCAGATGGTCGAGGTCGAAACCCATCCAGGTGGGCCGGATCTTTATGATTACCTGGTGACCTTGGAGTGA
- a CDS encoding glycine--tRNA ligase, which produces MPANSMEELVSLCKRRGFIFQGSEIYGGLQGFYDYGPLGVELKNNIKAAWWRSNVYERDDMEGLDASIIMHRMVLRHSGHEATFSDPMVDNKKNGRRYRLDHLVKDQKEGVQAKVAELMGADPQNFAALVAALNANPAQASAALKDAGVRDPFSGEVGDWTEPRPFNMMFKTTIGPIADDDSYGYLRPETAQGIFTNFKNVVDSTSRRLPFGIAQIGKAFRNEITPRNFIFRVRELEQMEIEFFCTPGTDEEWHEHWLERRLKWWEDQGVPRGKIEILDVPKEDLAHYSKRTYDLMYDYPTLGHEEIEGIANRTDFDLGSHTKAQAELGIQARVDENHDSVAKLTIPHPETNKPVVPFVIEPSAGVDRAMLAVLAEAFTKETLENGSERIVLKLRPHLAPIKVAVIPLARNREEITSVAKAIKAELQGLGLGRVLYEDSGNIGKAYRRHDEVGTPYCVTVDFDTVGKGEDASLTDTVTVRDRDTLGQERVKISELAGWIREKLK; this is translated from the coding sequence ATGCCCGCAAACTCAATGGAAGAACTCGTCAGCCTGTGCAAACGCCGGGGCTTCATTTTTCAGGGCAGTGAGATTTACGGCGGCCTGCAAGGGTTCTATGACTACGGCCCCCTGGGCGTGGAGCTGAAGAACAACATCAAGGCCGCGTGGTGGCGCTCCAACGTCTACGAGCGTGACGACATGGAGGGCCTGGACGCCTCCATCATCATGCACCGCATGGTGCTGCGGCACTCGGGCCACGAGGCCACGTTTTCCGACCCGATGGTGGACAACAAGAAAAATGGCCGGCGCTACCGCCTCGACCACCTCGTGAAGGACCAGAAGGAAGGCGTGCAGGCGAAGGTGGCCGAACTCATGGGCGCGGACCCGCAGAACTTCGCCGCGCTGGTGGCCGCGCTGAACGCGAACCCCGCGCAGGCGTCGGCGGCGCTGAAGGACGCGGGCGTGCGCGACCCCTTCTCCGGCGAGGTAGGCGACTGGACCGAGCCGCGGCCCTTCAACATGATGTTCAAGACGACCATTGGCCCCATTGCCGACGACGACTCTTACGGCTACCTGCGCCCGGAAACCGCGCAGGGCATCTTCACCAACTTCAAGAACGTGGTGGACAGCACCTCCCGCCGCCTGCCCTTTGGCATCGCGCAGATCGGCAAGGCGTTCCGCAACGAGATCACGCCGCGCAACTTCATCTTCCGGGTGCGCGAACTCGAGCAGATGGAAATCGAGTTCTTCTGCACGCCCGGCACCGACGAGGAGTGGCACGAGCACTGGCTGGAGCGCCGCCTGAAGTGGTGGGAAGACCAGGGCGTGCCGCGGGGCAAGATTGAGATTCTGGACGTGCCGAAAGAGGACCTCGCGCACTACTCCAAGCGCACCTACGACCTGATGTACGACTACCCCACCCTGGGTCACGAGGAAATCGAGGGCATCGCCAACCGCACCGACTTCGACCTCGGCTCGCACACCAAGGCGCAGGCTGAACTCGGCATTCAGGCGCGGGTGGACGAGAACCACGACTCGGTGGCCAAGCTGACCATCCCGCACCCGGAGACGAACAAGCCGGTCGTGCCCTTCGTCATCGAGCCGTCCGCCGGGGTGGACCGCGCGATGCTGGCCGTGCTGGCCGAAGCATTTACCAAGGAGACTCTGGAAAATGGCTCCGAGCGGATTGTGCTGAAGCTGCGGCCGCACCTCGCGCCCATCAAGGTGGCGGTGATTCCGCTGGCGCGCAACCGCGAGGAAATCACCAGCGTGGCCAAAGCCATCAAGGCTGAGCTTCAGGGCCTGGGCCTGGGCCGGGTGCTGTACGAGGACTCGGGCAACATCGGCAAGGCCTACCGCCGCCACGACGAGGTGGGCACCCCCTACTGCGTGACCGTGGACTTCGACACCGTGGGCAAGGGCGAGGATGCCAGTCTGACCGACACCGTGACCGTGCGCGACCGCGACACGCTGGGACAGGAGCGCGTGAAAATCAGCGAGCTGGCGGGGTGGATTCGCGAGAAGTTGAAATAA
- a CDS encoding AAA family ATPase has translation MLIWVNGPFGVGKTQTAYELHRRLPPSFVCDPEQLGFGIQRMTPPELRGDFQDVPLWREGVYQLLDHTLTHADRVVIVPMTLVVPAYFAEIVGRLRENGHTVHHVALLASRDTLRRRQRSRGEGTGSWGAGQIDRCLAGLSQLPVADHLPTDGLGLEEVVEQIARRTGLDLLPDHAHPLTRPLRRWAVQLRNLRRD, from the coding sequence ATGCTCATCTGGGTCAACGGCCCTTTCGGGGTCGGCAAGACGCAGACCGCCTATGAGCTTCACAGGCGGCTGCCCCCCAGCTTTGTGTGCGACCCGGAGCAACTCGGCTTCGGCATCCAGCGCATGACTCCGCCCGAGTTGCGCGGAGATTTTCAGGACGTGCCGCTGTGGCGCGAAGGGGTCTACCAGTTGCTCGACCACACCCTGACGCATGCTGACCGGGTGGTGATCGTGCCGATGACGCTGGTGGTTCCGGCCTACTTCGCTGAGATCGTCGGGCGCCTGCGCGAGAACGGACATACCGTCCACCACGTCGCCCTGTTGGCCTCGCGGGACACCCTGCGGCGGCGGCAGCGCTCGCGGGGCGAGGGCACCGGAAGCTGGGGCGCGGGGCAGATCGACCGCTGCCTGGCCGGGCTGAGCCAGCTCCCCGTCGCCGACCACTTGCCCACGGACGGCCTCGGACTGGAGGAGGTGGTGGAGCAGATCGCGCGCCGAACGGGCCTCGACCTGCTTCCTGACCATGCCCACCCGCTCACGCGCCCATTGCGGCGCTGGGCTGTGCAACTGCGGAACCTGCGGCGAGATTGA
- a CDS encoding YcjF family protein — protein MLPLVKQVLDNFNFDVDPQLSQEDSAEEVIKSAALLSGAIAVEPIPFADMLLITPVQAKMVLHIGKIYGFDITPERAREIAQELGVTLAYGMLARQIMRGVAKLALPVIGGIITAPAVYGWTFALGRIAQNHFERKAAGLPPATRREQTRVIQESKTQTRRVLPSPEDFSDLASELRRRAEEKSKGGGT, from the coding sequence ATGTTGCCCCTCGTCAAGCAGGTTCTCGACAACTTCAACTTCGACGTCGATCCCCAGCTCAGTCAGGAGGACAGCGCCGAGGAAGTCATCAAGAGCGCGGCGCTGCTCTCGGGGGCCATCGCGGTCGAGCCGATTCCTTTCGCCGACATGCTCCTGATCACGCCGGTGCAGGCGAAGATGGTGCTGCACATCGGCAAGATCTACGGCTTCGACATCACGCCCGAGCGCGCGCGCGAGATCGCCCAGGAACTCGGCGTCACCCTCGCCTACGGCATGCTGGCCCGGCAGATCATGCGCGGCGTCGCCAAGCTCGCGCTGCCAGTGATTGGGGGCATCATCACGGCGCCCGCCGTGTACGGCTGGACCTTCGCCCTCGGGCGCATCGCGCAAAACCATTTCGAACGCAAGGCTGCCGGCCTGCCCCCCGCCACCCGCCGCGAGCAGACGCGCGTGATCCAGGAATCCAAGACCCAGACCCGCCGAGTGCTGCCGAGCCCAGAGGACTTCTCTGACCTCGCCTCTGAGCTGCGCCGCCGCGCTGAGGAAAAGAGCAAGGGCGGGGGGACGTGA
- the tsaB gene encoding tRNA (adenosine(37)-N6)-threonylcarbamoyltransferase complex dimerization subunit type 1 TsaB → MTLAPITLALDTATPFLTLALRWPGGELERVQEVGRASAEFLAGETQALFDAAGLPLRADRIVIGTGPGSYTGVRVGASYALGLCRVWDAELLGVSTLEALVQQEGAQGVSLDARKGNVYGAVYEVADGAVQCTLRAPCRLPLTDFEDLLAGKPHHADPVPSGIALLRAGERHGVRNWQLAYL, encoded by the coding sequence GTGACCCTGGCCCCCATCACCCTGGCCCTCGACACCGCGACGCCCTTCCTGACCCTGGCCCTCCGGTGGCCGGGCGGCGAGCTCGAGCGCGTGCAGGAGGTGGGGAGGGCGAGCGCCGAGTTCCTTGCGGGCGAGACCCAGGCCCTCTTCGACGCGGCGGGGCTGCCGCTGCGTGCCGACCGGATCGTGATCGGCACCGGCCCCGGCTCATACACCGGCGTGCGCGTCGGGGCGAGCTACGCGCTGGGGCTGTGCCGCGTCTGGGACGCCGAACTGCTGGGGGTATCCACCCTCGAAGCGCTCGTGCAGCAGGAGGGGGCGCAGGGTGTGAGTCTGGACGCCCGCAAAGGCAACGTCTACGGCGCGGTCTACGAGGTCGCCGACGGGGCCGTGCAGTGCACGCTGCGCGCGCCTTGCCGCCTGCCCCTCACCGACTTTGAAGACCTCCTCGCTGGCAAGCCCCACCACGCTGACCCAGTGCCGAGCGGCATCGCGCTGCTGCGGGCCGGAGAGCGGCACGGGGTCAGGAACTGGCAGCTTGCCTACCTGTAG
- a CDS encoding M3 family oligoendopeptidase — MSQSTDLPRWRTDDLYAGLDDAHFAEALDLARREVGDLEQLFDRTDIRQGGSEVTAESLAHALEAFNSVLERLGQLRAYVYAFTTTDSRNATAQQRQGELTTLALPLSPLRSRLTAWLGPLEEGDLQGLLGTSELARDHEHFLRRSVKYARHQMSPGEEDLAARLRPSGAGGWAKLHGNFTSQLGGEYRGTWLPVTALRALATEADESVRKDAFDAEIAAWQGSETVTAACLNGVKGEDGLLARRRGFADPVEPSLLANSIDRATLEAMQGAVVRSLPDFRRYFLAKARALGKDRLDWWDLFAPLGESATEWTYAAGRQFVEEQFRSYSDKLADFAARAFREEWVDAGPRDGKRGGAFCMSWQGDASRILMNHSPSLDSVSTLAHELGHGYHNLVKAGRTPLQKETPMTLAETASIFCETIVQNAALERAQGAERLYVLETQLLGHAQVVVDIHSRFLFEASVFEKRAERDLTPHEFCELMTGAQRETYGDALATLHPYMWAVKPHYYGSTFYNYPYTFGLLFGLGLYAQYEQARAAGRAEEFHRRYDELLAGTGLADAQTLARGFGIDLHAPDFWEGSLDVIRRQIGAYEAAVG, encoded by the coding sequence ATGTCACAATCCACCGACCTGCCGCGCTGGCGCACCGATGACCTCTATGCCGGGCTCGACGACGCTCACTTTGCCGAGGCCCTCGACCTGGCCCGCCGGGAGGTAGGCGACCTGGAGCAGCTCTTTGACCGCACCGACATCCGCCAGGGCGGCTCAGAGGTTACGGCAGAAAGTCTCGCCCACGCCCTCGAAGCCTTCAACAGTGTTCTGGAGCGGCTGGGCCAGTTGCGGGCCTATGTTTACGCCTTCACCACCACCGACAGCCGCAACGCGACCGCGCAGCAGCGGCAGGGCGAGCTGACCACGCTGGCGCTGCCGCTCTCCCCGCTGAGGTCCCGGCTGACCGCCTGGCTCGGGCCGCTGGAGGAAGGCGACCTACAAGGCTTACTCGGTACCTCGGAACTGGCCCGTGACCACGAGCACTTCCTGCGCCGCAGCGTGAAATACGCCCGGCACCAGATGTCGCCGGGCGAGGAGGACCTCGCCGCGCGGCTACGTCCGAGTGGGGCCGGCGGCTGGGCCAAGCTGCACGGCAACTTCACCAGCCAGCTGGGAGGGGAGTACCGGGGCACCTGGCTTCCCGTCACCGCCCTGCGCGCGCTGGCGACCGAAGCCGACGAGTCGGTCCGCAAGGACGCTTTTGACGCCGAGATCGCCGCCTGGCAGGGCAGTGAGACGGTCACGGCGGCCTGCCTGAACGGCGTCAAGGGGGAAGACGGACTGCTCGCCCGGCGCCGGGGCTTCGCGGACCCCGTGGAGCCGAGCCTGCTCGCCAACAGCATTGACCGCGCGACCCTGGAGGCGATGCAGGGCGCCGTCGTGCGCTCGCTGCCCGACTTCCGGCGCTACTTCCTCGCCAAGGCGCGCGCCCTCGGCAAGGACCGGCTCGACTGGTGGGACCTCTTCGCGCCGCTGGGCGAGTCGGCGACCGAGTGGACCTACGCGGCGGGCCGGCAGTTCGTCGAGGAGCAGTTCCGCTCCTACTCAGACAAGCTCGCCGACTTCGCCGCGCGCGCCTTCCGGGAAGAGTGGGTGGACGCCGGGCCGCGTGACGGCAAGCGGGGCGGGGCGTTTTGTATGTCCTGGCAGGGGGACGCCAGCCGCATCCTGATGAACCACAGCCCCAGCCTCGACTCGGTGTCGACCCTCGCGCACGAACTCGGGCACGGCTACCACAACCTCGTCAAGGCGGGGCGCACCCCCCTGCAAAAAGAAACCCCGATGACGCTGGCCGAGACCGCCTCGATCTTCTGCGAAACCATCGTCCAGAACGCCGCGCTGGAGCGGGCACAGGGCGCCGAGCGGCTCTACGTCCTCGAAACGCAACTGCTTGGGCACGCTCAGGTGGTGGTAGACATCCACAGCCGCTTCCTGTTCGAGGCTTCGGTCTTCGAGAAACGCGCCGAGCGCGACCTGACGCCGCACGAATTCTGCGAGCTGATGACCGGGGCCCAGCGCGAGACCTACGGCGACGCCCTCGCCACGCTGCACCCCTACATGTGGGCCGTCAAGCCGCACTACTACGGCTCGACCTTCTACAACTACCCCTATACCTTCGGCCTGCTGTTCGGCCTCGGCCTCTACGCGCAGTATGAGCAGGCGCGGGCCGCGGGACGGGCTGAAGAGTTCCACCGACGCTACGACGAACTGCTGGCGGGCACCGGCCTCGCCGACGCCCAGACCCTCGCCCGGGGCTTCGGCATCGATCTGCACGCCCCCGACTTCTGGGAAGGCAGCCTGGACGTGATCCGCCGCCAGATCGGGGCCTACGAGGCGGCGGTGGGTTGA